One Blattabacterium cuenoti DNA window includes the following coding sequences:
- a CDS encoding sigma 54-interacting transcriptional regulator: MESISIHAIKQKFNIVGNDYALHRSLEKALQVAPTDISVLILGESGVGKEFIPKIIHQFSFRKHCSCITVNCGAIPEGTIDSELFGHEKGSFTGATNMRKGYFEGADGGTIFLDEVGELPLTTQVRLLRILESGEFIKVGSSKIQKTNIRVVSATNLNMIESIQKGKFREDLYYRLNTVQIIIPPLRSRKNDIKLLFKKFSNDFSEKYRIPPINLTEESLKYLENYSWPGNIRQLKNLIEQISVMETKREISIDKLKEYIPENIPSLSFHRSNNHDQRFFKDFSRERDFFYKVLFDMQKNLNDLKILTLQLINNNSNFIENNQQLMEKVFGKIRLNNLNKNKKDDTLFRLENTSSKKKNKKSSDDELDYEEIEEDETLLSKNNENNFSLQKKEIEFIQKALMKNSGKRRMTAKELGISERTLYRKIKQYGL, translated from the coding sequence ATGGAATCTATATCTATCCATGCTATAAAACAAAAATTTAACATTGTTGGAAATGATTATGCTTTACATAGATCTTTGGAAAAAGCACTTCAAGTAGCTCCGACTGATATTTCTGTATTGATTCTTGGAGAAAGCGGTGTAGGAAAAGAATTTATCCCCAAAATTATTCATCAATTTTCTTTTAGAAAACATTGTTCTTGTATTACCGTAAATTGTGGTGCCATTCCTGAAGGAACAATTGATAGCGAACTTTTTGGACATGAAAAAGGTTCTTTTACAGGAGCTACAAATATGAGAAAGGGGTATTTTGAAGGTGCAGATGGAGGAACTATTTTTTTAGACGAAGTGGGGGAACTTCCCTTAACTACACAAGTTCGTCTTCTTAGAATTTTAGAATCAGGTGAATTTATAAAAGTAGGATCTTCTAAAATACAAAAAACAAATATACGAGTAGTATCTGCTACTAACTTAAACATGATAGAATCCATTCAAAAAGGAAAGTTTAGAGAAGATTTATATTACCGTCTTAATACAGTACAAATTATTATCCCTCCTTTACGAAGTAGGAAAAATGATATTAAACTATTATTCAAAAAATTTTCTAATGATTTTTCAGAAAAATATCGTATTCCTCCAATTAATTTAACTGAAGAATCTCTAAAATATTTAGAGAATTATTCTTGGCCCGGAAATATAAGACAGCTAAAAAATCTTATCGAACAAATTTCTGTAATGGAAACAAAACGTGAAATTTCTATAGATAAATTAAAAGAATATATTCCCGAAAATATTCCTTCATTATCTTTTCACCGTTCAAATAATCACGATCAACGTTTTTTTAAAGATTTTTCTAGAGAAAGAGATTTTTTTTACAAAGTTTTATTTGATATGCAAAAAAATTTAAATGACTTAAAAATTTTAACTTTGCAACTAATTAATAATAATTCTAATTTTATTGAAAATAATCAACAACTTATGGAAAAAGTATTTGGAAAAATACGTCTCAATAATCTAAATAAAAATAAAAAAGACGATACACTTTTTCGATTAGAAAATACTTCTTCTAAGAAAAAAAATAAAAAATCATCAGATGATGAGTTAGATTATGAAGAAATAGAAGAAGATGAAACATTATTATCTAAAAATAATGAGAATAATTTTTCTTTGCAAAAGAAAGAAATTGAATTTATTCAAAAAGCTTTAATGAAAAATAGCGGTAAGAGAAGAATGACCGCAAAAGAATTGGGGATTTCCGAAAGAACATTATATAGAAAAATAAAACAATATGGATTATAG